A single region of the Halobellus ruber genome encodes:
- a CDS encoding amidohydrolase family protein, which yields MTIVLYSEDTNESRLPVRARTPYTPPATRFMRGVFDEYPDLNVVFQEAGHWWVPFLRYRMDEFYEMHPEDVKITPRKHAAGEEYLDRTPSAYLDDNVYLCTQPFAMPRNAGEAESMLELSHAEQLFTYSSDWPHQTLDPPTWFYTSRAFDDDTREAILHGNAEEILDV from the coding sequence ATAACTATCGTATTATATTCCGAAGATACGAACGAGTCGCGACTCCCGGTCCGTGCTCGTACGCCGTACACTCCCCCGGCAACACGATTTATGCGCGGAGTCTTCGACGAGTACCCCGACCTGAACGTGGTGTTCCAGGAGGCGGGCCACTGGTGGGTGCCGTTCCTCCGGTACCGGATGGACGAGTTCTACGAGATGCACCCCGAGGACGTGAAGATCACCCCCCGGAAGCACGCCGCCGGCGAGGAGTACCTCGACCGGACTCCCAGCGCGTACCTCGACGACAACGTCTACCTCTGTACCCAGCCCTTTGCGATGCCCCGCAACGCGGGCGAGGCCGAGTCGATGCTGGAGTTGAGCCACGCCGAGCAGCTGTTCACCTACTCCAGCGACTGGCCCCACCAGACGCTCGACCCGCCGACGTGGTTCTACACCTCGCGGGCGTTCGACGACGACACCAGAGAGGCCATCCTCCACGGCAACGCCGAGGAGATCCTCGACGTCTGA